In Pedobacter sp. SL55, the following proteins share a genomic window:
- a CDS encoding efflux RND transporter periplasmic adaptor subunit: MKIIKHKLFIYFILSLMAGIVGCSGKRKAEEKSTETKQQTFTCPMHPQVIKHEMGTCPICAMDLVPFEKNSDDKSIKLDAQRQLLANIKTIRFGDGGSEGISSQSVLNGRLVVDPQQSNYISAKIAGRVEELFVRETGVAISKGQPLYKLYSEQLATLQQEYLMALAQQKQFAGDKLEQQLVSSAKQKLLLYGQTEAQLQRLSKTQQKNPYVTVFATQSGTVAELSITQGQYVAEGSPIMRLEGYGKLWVEADVYPNEMKQIKQGQALKVLVNGWEDQAQTMKVDFINPSLQAGTQLTQIRGSIANHNGQWQPGLQVKVMLASQAVSGGMNLPVDAVIRDGKGQHVWIKTGKDSFEPMKVSVGKANGNSINITSGIASGDEVVITGAYLLYSEYVLKRGKHPLG, from the coding sequence ATGAAAATAATTAAACATAAACTCTTTATCTATTTCATCCTCAGTCTTATGGCTGGAATTGTAGGCTGTAGTGGGAAGCGAAAAGCTGAAGAAAAATCAACTGAAACGAAACAGCAAACCTTTACCTGCCCAATGCATCCGCAGGTAATTAAGCACGAGATGGGAACTTGTCCAATTTGTGCGATGGATTTGGTGCCTTTCGAGAAAAATAGCGACGATAAAAGTATCAAGCTAGATGCGCAAAGACAATTGTTGGCCAATATCAAAACTATACGTTTTGGCGATGGAGGAAGTGAAGGTATTTCTAGCCAAAGTGTGCTGAATGGCAGATTGGTAGTTGATCCTCAGCAAAGTAATTACATCTCAGCAAAAATTGCGGGTAGAGTAGAAGAATTGTTTGTGAGAGAAACGGGTGTGGCAATTAGCAAAGGGCAGCCGCTATATAAATTGTACTCCGAACAATTGGCTACCTTGCAACAAGAATATCTGATGGCGTTGGCACAACAAAAGCAATTTGCTGGCGATAAATTGGAGCAACAATTAGTGTCATCAGCTAAACAGAAATTATTGTTGTACGGGCAAACGGAAGCACAATTGCAGAGGCTGAGCAAAACGCAACAGAAAAATCCTTACGTAACGGTGTTTGCTACACAAAGTGGAACAGTTGCCGAGTTGAGCATTACCCAAGGGCAATACGTGGCAGAAGGCAGCCCGATTATGCGATTGGAAGGTTACGGAAAATTATGGGTAGAAGCAGATGTTTATCCTAATGAAATGAAACAGATCAAGCAAGGTCAAGCTTTGAAGGTGCTGGTAAATGGATGGGAAGACCAAGCGCAAACTATGAAAGTTGATTTCATTAATCCATCTTTACAGGCCGGTACGCAACTGACACAAATTAGAGGAAGCATTGCTAACCATAATGGACAATGGCAGCCAGGTTTGCAGGTAAAGGTAATGTTGGCGTCGCAAGCAGTAAGCGGAGGGATGAATTTGCCTGTAGATGCGGTAATTCGTGATGGTAAAGGTCAGCATGTGTGGATAAAAACTGGAAAAGACAGCTTCGAACCAATGAAGGTAAGTGTTGGCAAAGCAAATGGAAATAGCATCAATATAACATCGGGTATTGCCTCTGGCGATGAAGTGGTTATAACTGGCGCTTATTTGCTTTACAGTGAATATGTACTGAAGAGAGGAAAACATCCGTTGGGTTAG
- a CDS encoding DUF3347 domain-containing protein codes for MKKNTILLTAVTIIFAACNNKKAEDKKEVTVKEKAVEVTVNEVSLKNDQLNAAYQQYLLLSNALINSDLATAREASMALELGAKTLNGGEKLANLASKITVASNIEVQRTLFASLSNEMIAKVKAIGLQSGEVYVEYCPMAMNDKGASWLSNQKVVRNPYYGESMIDCGEIKETLK; via the coding sequence ATGAAAAAAAACACAATCTTATTAACAGCAGTAACCATCATCTTCGCTGCTTGCAACAACAAAAAAGCGGAAGACAAAAAAGAAGTAACTGTCAAAGAAAAGGCAGTAGAAGTAACTGTAAATGAAGTATCATTAAAAAACGATCAATTAAATGCGGCCTATCAGCAATATCTGTTGTTAAGCAATGCCTTGATTAATTCGGATTTGGCAACTGCAAGAGAAGCAAGCATGGCTTTAGAGCTAGGTGCAAAAACGTTAAACGGAGGCGAAAAGCTTGCCAATTTGGCTTCAAAAATTACTGTAGCTTCTAATATCGAAGTACAAAGAACATTATTCGCTAGTCTGAGTAATGAGATGATCGCCAAAGTAAAAGCTATTGGTTTGCAATCTGGAGAGGTCTATGTAGAATATTGCCCAATGGCCATGAACGACAAAGGAGCTTCTTGGCTAAGTAATCAAAAGGTAGTTAGAAATCCATATTATGGAGAAAGCATGATTGATTGTGGGGAGATTAAAGAAACTTTGAAATAG
- a CDS encoding VOC family protein: MVINPYLNFNGNTEEVFNFYKSIFGGDFPFVMRFNEMPKDATDGEGCAGEEIPENEGNGIAHIALGIGSTMLMGTDVPSNMPPASAGTNVSLCLSVDSRADADRIFAALSDGGTVQMPMQDQFWGDYYGMLVDKNQIQWMVSYNEAQDGKNNK, translated from the coding sequence ATGGTAATTAATCCCTATTTAAACTTTAACGGTAATACCGAAGAGGTTTTCAATTTCTACAAATCGATTTTTGGTGGCGATTTTCCTTTTGTGATGCGCTTTAACGAAATGCCAAAAGACGCTACAGATGGCGAAGGTTGTGCAGGCGAAGAAATTCCAGAAAATGAAGGTAATGGCATTGCTCATATTGCACTTGGTATAGGTAGCACCATGTTAATGGGTACAGATGTGCCTTCTAATATGCCGCCTGCATCTGCTGGAACAAATGTTTCACTTTGTTTAAGTGTGGATAGCCGTGCCGATGCTGATAGAATTTTCGCCGCTTTAAGCGACGGAGGTACCGTACAAATGCCAATGCAAGATCAGTTTTGGGGCGATTATTACGGGATGCTTGTAGACAAAAACCAAATACAATGGATGGTAAGCTACAACGAAGCACAAGATGGAAAAAACAACAAATAA
- a CDS encoding FAD-binding domain-containing protein, whose product MFTTNYQEILTLIDQIDPVAYGKTRNYTDGAVTRLSPYISRGVISTRMIASTILKKGYDPSQIESFLKELAWRDYFQQVWIEKGNEIDQDLKQPQPKVSNYQMPLAITTHSTTIEAVDYAISQLYSHGYMHNHIRMYTASICCNLRNSHWLKPAKWMYYHLLDADWASNALSWQWVAGSFSNKKYFANQENINKFCKTNQTHTFLDGPYEAFEHFSEVAELNELTTPSLKTKLPEVGALQINENLPTCIYNFYNLDNLWLNELDANRILLLAPSFFEKYPVSNKTIDFVMQLATNIKNIQYYVGEFETLEKLIAAKPIHYKEHPTNVQYRGNEHQRDWMFKEVKGYFPSFFAYWKTCSKLSLDA is encoded by the coding sequence ATGTTCACTACCAATTATCAAGAAATTTTAACTTTAATAGACCAGATAGATCCTGTTGCCTACGGAAAAACGAGAAATTACACAGATGGTGCCGTTACGCGTTTATCTCCGTATATCTCTAGGGGTGTAATTTCTACGCGAATGATTGCCAGTACCATTTTAAAAAAGGGATATGATCCGTCTCAGATAGAGAGCTTTTTAAAAGAATTGGCTTGGAGAGATTATTTCCAGCAAGTTTGGATAGAAAAGGGCAACGAGATAGACCAAGATTTAAAACAACCGCAGCCCAAAGTTAGCAACTACCAAATGCCTTTGGCAATAACCACACATTCTACCACAATTGAAGCTGTAGACTATGCCATTAGCCAACTCTATAGCCACGGCTACATGCACAATCATATACGCATGTATACTGCTAGTATTTGTTGTAACCTACGCAATAGCCACTGGCTAAAGCCGGCAAAATGGATGTATTACCACCTGCTTGATGCCGATTGGGCAAGTAATGCGCTAAGTTGGCAATGGGTAGCAGGGAGTTTTAGCAACAAGAAATATTTTGCCAACCAAGAAAACATTAACAAATTTTGTAAAACCAACCAAACGCATACGTTCTTAGATGGGCCCTATGAGGCGTTTGAACATTTTAGCGAAGTAGCTGAACTAAATGAGCTAACTACACCTAGCTTAAAAACTAAGTTACCCGAAGTTGGCGCACTACAAATTAATGAAAACTTACCTACGTGCATTTACAATTTCTATAACCTCGACAACCTTTGGTTAAATGAGCTTGATGCCAACCGCATACTACTGTTAGCACCAAGTTTTTTTGAAAAATATCCTGTTAGTAACAAAACTATTGACTTTGTGATGCAACTTGCCACAAATATTAAAAACATACAGTATTATGTAGGCGAATTTGAAACGTTAGAAAAACTTATAGCTGCAAAACCGATACATTACAAAGAACATCCTACAAATGTGCAATACCGTGGCAACGAACACCAAAGAGACTGGATGTTTAAAGAAGTAAAGGGATATTTTCCATCGTTTTTTGCCTATTGGAAAACTTGTTCTAAATTATCTCTCGATGCATAA
- a CDS encoding DUF2147 domain-containing protein yields the protein MLRKSSLFILLVAISFSAFAQSKDDILGKWLNPTGEGQIEIYKRGDKFFGKLAWIKEPNDQNGKPKTDEKNPTESLRNKPVLGLEILKNFIFDDGKWIDGTIYDPKSGKTYSCKLTLKSNNLLSVRGFISVSLIGRTEVFKRVK from the coding sequence ATGTTAAGAAAATCATCATTATTTATCTTATTAGTTGCAATTTCTTTTTCGGCTTTTGCCCAAAGCAAAGACGACATTTTAGGTAAGTGGCTTAACCCAACGGGCGAAGGACAGATAGAAATATATAAGCGTGGCGATAAGTTTTTTGGCAAGCTGGCTTGGATAAAAGAACCTAACGATCAAAATGGTAAGCCTAAAACAGACGAAAAAAATCCTACGGAGAGCCTTAGAAATAAACCTGTTTTGGGATTAGAAATTCTTAAGAACTTCATTTTTGACGATGGTAAATGGATAGATGGAACTATCTACGATCCCAAATCGGGCAAAACATACAGTTGTAAATTAACTTTAAAAAGCAATAACCTGCTAAGCGTTAGGGGATTTATTAGTGTGTCTTTAATTGGTAGAACCGAAGTGTTTAAGCGGGTAAAATAA
- a CDS encoding WD40/YVTN/BNR-like repeat-containing protein, which produces MRLFAKLAVFLTLFPFLGIAQTLVFVPLVTDAKTSMRGLAVVNQDVIWVSGSNGYVGKSVNGGKTWEWLQPKGYETLDFRDIQAFDADKAIIINAGSPAYVLTTLDGGKTWRENYKNTDTAIFLDGMDFWDPQNGIIFGDPINGKMQLLRTTDGGSTWQNISHQLTLPMQKGEAGFAASGTTIKTYGKGKVWVATGGVVSNIYQSHDYGNTWQVYACPIIQGEASTGTFSIDFFDTKKGVAVGGNYLKDKDNSNNVLYTTNGGKSWRKPSVPVSGYRSGVAYITKNICLATGTSGTDISTDGGKTWRNISALSFNAVKALGNGAILVGGKGQVYKANILP; this is translated from the coding sequence ATGCGTTTATTTGCTAAATTAGCTGTTTTTTTAACATTATTTCCTTTTTTGGGCATTGCGCAAACGCTAGTTTTTGTACCCTTAGTTACCGATGCCAAAACCAGTATGCGTGGCCTCGCGGTGGTTAACCAAGATGTAATTTGGGTAAGTGGAAGTAATGGCTATGTAGGTAAATCTGTAAATGGCGGTAAAACTTGGGAGTGGCTACAGCCCAAAGGTTACGAAACTTTAGATTTTAGAGATATACAAGCTTTTGATGCTGATAAAGCAATTATTATAAACGCTGGTTCGCCAGCGTATGTGTTAACTACTTTAGATGGCGGTAAAACCTGGCGAGAAAATTATAAAAATACAGATACCGCTATTTTTTTAGATGGAATGGATTTTTGGGATCCACAAAATGGAATAATTTTCGGCGACCCAATTAACGGTAAAATGCAGCTTTTACGTACAACAGATGGCGGTTCTACTTGGCAAAATATATCGCATCAGCTAACCTTGCCAATGCAAAAAGGCGAAGCTGGTTTCGCCGCCAGCGGTACTACCATTAAAACGTATGGTAAAGGTAAAGTTTGGGTGGCTACGGGTGGCGTAGTTTCAAATATTTATCAATCCCATGATTATGGTAATACTTGGCAAGTTTATGCTTGTCCAATTATACAAGGCGAAGCCAGTACAGGAACGTTTTCTATCGATTTTTTTGATACAAAAAAAGGAGTTGCCGTAGGAGGCAATTACCTAAAAGACAAAGATAATAGCAACAATGTATTGTATACCACAAATGGTGGCAAAAGCTGGCGTAAACCAAGTGTTCCAGTTTCGGGTTATCGGTCTGGGGTTGCCTACATTACTAAGAATATTTGTTTGGCTACAGGCACATCGGGTACAGATATTTCTACAGATGGCGGTAAAACGTGGAGAAACATCTCTGCGTTAAGTTTTAATGCCGTAAAAGCTTTAGGTAATGGTGCAATACTGGTTGGCGGCAAAGGACAAGTTTATAAAGCAAATATCTTGCCATAA
- a CDS encoding response regulator transcription factor, giving the protein MSKILIAEDEVLMLKALEFKLKKEGYEVDVASDGRQAMEKAKANTYDLVLTDIMMPFVGGMEILSYIKGDQIKKHTPVLLISAVGLEHIVLEGFSLGADDFIYKPFNLNELSVRIKRYIKQNVFH; this is encoded by the coding sequence ATGTCGAAAATATTGATAGCTGAAGACGAAGTATTAATGCTGAAAGCATTGGAATTTAAGTTGAAAAAAGAAGGGTATGAGGTTGACGTAGCTTCTGACGGTAGGCAGGCAATGGAAAAAGCAAAGGCAAATACATACGATTTAGTACTTACTGATATTATGATGCCCTTTGTAGGAGGAATGGAAATTCTTAGTTATATAAAAGGCGATCAGATTAAAAAACATACACCTGTATTGTTGATTTCTGCGGTAGGTTTAGAGCATATTGTTTTAGAGGGTTTTAGCTTAGGTGCTGATGATTTTATCTATAAACCATTTAATTTGAATGAGCTATCGGTAAGAATTAAGCGTTATATCAAGCAGAATGTTTTTCATTGA
- a CDS encoding HEAT repeat domain-containing protein: MSIFDTLFNYVGQIYTDRLPYFPANIRVSLLIILFCVIATIELYFYMMFSRAVMSAKNKRMKYWDDYISMLLANMIVFDETDKPDEIVAHFYPKLSKMPLHSRLVNSILVEKILTYHKNFTGKTAEVLSSLYLKLNLDKKTKRKIKNRNWETKIEGIREANEMDLVEMADLIVEYTDDENALLRMEAQAAYIKLSQSDPFHFLDRAQERILDWHQVVLFEIITKHKKLTIPSFSKWLHSSNDTVVMLCLKLVDHFMQFDAAKEVVTLLKHQNPKIVRKAVEIIGKLELEDAERFMFEIYFNHDDEIKLEILNALGKIASGNYSEFLSSRIYSTDVKIKKEALYAIKIDPDRGEEKLRAIYLQTGQENQALIKHVLDHRIR, from the coding sequence ATGAGCATTTTCGATACTTTATTTAATTACGTAGGCCAAATTTATACAGACCGATTACCCTATTTTCCTGCGAACATTAGGGTGTCGTTGTTGATTATCCTTTTCTGTGTTATTGCGACCATAGAGTTGTACTTCTACATGATGTTTAGTAGAGCGGTTATGTCTGCAAAAAATAAGCGTATGAAGTATTGGGACGATTACATTAGCATGTTACTAGCTAATATGATTGTTTTTGATGAAACCGACAAGCCAGATGAAATTGTTGCGCACTTTTATCCTAAACTGAGTAAAATGCCATTACACAGTAGGTTGGTTAACAGTATATTGGTTGAAAAAATTCTAACATACCATAAAAATTTTACGGGTAAAACGGCAGAAGTTCTGTCGTCTCTGTATCTAAAGCTTAACCTTGATAAAAAGACTAAAAGGAAAATCAAAAATAGAAATTGGGAAACTAAAATAGAGGGCATAAGAGAAGCTAATGAAATGGATTTGGTAGAGATGGCTGATCTAATTGTTGAGTATACGGATGATGAAAATGCGCTATTACGTATGGAAGCTCAGGCGGCCTACATCAAGCTTTCTCAATCAGATCCTTTCCATTTTTTAGATAGGGCACAAGAACGCATTTTAGACTGGCATCAGGTGGTGCTGTTCGAAATCATTACCAAACATAAAAAACTCACTATTCCATCTTTTTCTAAGTGGCTCCATTCTTCTAACGATACAGTAGTAATGCTTTGCCTGAAACTGGTAGATCATTTTATGCAGTTTGATGCTGCAAAAGAAGTAGTTACGTTGCTTAAACATCAAAACCCAAAAATTGTAAGAAAAGCGGTAGAAATTATAGGCAAATTGGAGCTAGAAGATGCAGAGCGTTTTATGTTCGAAATCTACTTTAATCATGATGATGAAATTAAACTGGAAATTTTAAACGCCTTAGGTAAAATTGCCTCCGGAAACTACTCGGAGTTTCTTTCGTCTAGAATTTATTCTACCGATGTAAAGATTAAAAAAGAAGCCCTATACGCCATAAAGATAGATCCCGACCGCGGCGAAGAAAAATTGCGAGCAATTTACCTACAAACCGGGCAAGAAAACCAAGCGCTGATTAAGCACGTACTAGACCATCGAATTAGGTAG
- a CDS encoding glycosyltransferase family 2 protein encodes MREFLTDFETIFNNAIFYYAVVVMGSYVLFTLLSAIEMNSYMKKNSYVNYREILVSPLAPSVSILAPAFNEEATIIENIRSLLSLHYGNYEVVIINDGSTDQTFQRMFDYYQLEKVDFAVNYQITCNEIKGVYKSKLPSFSKLTIVDKVNGGKSDALNAGINVSGKDLLLCIDVDCIVQEDAILKLAKPYLEEKYQVIATGGVVRIANSCKVEDGKLVEVNMPRNLWPRFQVLEYIRAFLMGRMAWSRLNGLLIISGAMGLFDKNIVIKVGGYDNTTVGEDMELVVRMRKYMYEQDQRFKVVYIPDPLCWTEAPTDLQILGRQRNRWTRGTIETLWTHKDLFFNPRYGVLGMLSYPYWLFFEWLAPIVEAFGICVFILLALMENINWEFSLILLAMVYCFSVLLSTVAIFFEEMSYQQYTKGKDLVKLLLAAFLEPILYHPLTLIWAIQGNIHKFRGKNNWGAMTRKGFKNTETLNHTANRTT; translated from the coding sequence ATGAGAGAGTTTTTAACAGATTTCGAAACTATTTTTAACAATGCCATATTCTATTATGCTGTAGTGGTTATGGGTTCTTATGTGCTTTTTACTCTCTTATCAGCCATAGAGATGAATAGCTACATGAAAAAGAATAGCTATGTAAACTACCGCGAAATTCTGGTGTCGCCGCTAGCTCCGTCGGTATCTATTTTAGCACCTGCCTTTAACGAAGAAGCCACCATTATAGAAAATATAAGGTCGCTATTATCGCTACATTATGGTAATTACGAGGTTGTTATTATTAATGATGGAAGCACCGACCAAACCTTTCAGCGTATGTTTGATTATTACCAGTTAGAAAAGGTAGATTTTGCGGTGAATTATCAGATAACCTGTAACGAAATTAAAGGCGTTTATAAATCTAAGCTGCCATCATTCTCTAAATTAACCATTGTAGATAAAGTTAACGGTGGTAAATCTGATGCTTTAAACGCTGGCATTAACGTTTCGGGTAAAGATTTGCTGTTGTGCATAGATGTAGATTGTATTGTACAAGAAGATGCCATTTTGAAGCTGGCAAAGCCTTATTTGGAAGAAAAGTATCAAGTAATTGCAACTGGTGGGGTGGTGCGTATAGCCAATTCTTGTAAGGTAGAAGACGGCAAACTGGTAGAAGTAAATATGCCTCGTAATTTGTGGCCTCGTTTTCAGGTGCTAGAGTATATTCGGGCTTTTTTAATGGGGCGTATGGCTTGGAGCCGACTGAATGGTTTGCTGATTATTTCTGGTGCAATGGGCTTGTTTGATAAGAACATCGTAATTAAAGTTGGAGGCTACGACAATACCACCGTTGGCGAAGATATGGAGCTGGTGGTAAGGATGAGAAAGTACATGTACGAACAAGATCAACGGTTTAAGGTGGTGTACATTCCAGACCCTTTGTGTTGGACCGAAGCCCCTACGGATTTGCAGATTTTAGGTAGGCAACGCAACAGGTGGACTAGAGGTACTATAGAAACCCTTTGGACACATAAAGATTTGTTTTTTAACCCCAGATACGGCGTTTTAGGAATGCTAAGTTATCCTTATTGGCTGTTTTTTGAATGGTTGGCACCTATTGTAGAGGCTTTTGGTATTTGTGTTTTTATTTTACTGGCGCTAATGGAGAATATCAATTGGGAATTTTCTTTGATATTATTGGCTATGGTTTATTGTTTTTCTGTGTTGTTAAGCACCGTGGCTATTTTCTTCGAAGAAATGTCTTACCAACAATATACCAAGGGTAAAGATTTAGTGAAACTTTTATTAGCAGCCTTTTTAGAGCCTATTTTATATCATCCGCTTACTTTAATTTGGGCCATACAAGGTAATATCCACAAATTTAGAGGCAAGAATAATTGGGGTGCAATGACACGAAAAGGCTTTAAAAATACCGAAACCTTAAACCATACAGCAAACAGAACAACCTAA
- a CDS encoding YaiO family outer membrane beta-barrel protein, protein MKNYLKANPQQDSVKNYYRLLRKEYTTNIVSLGYEYVYFDKRFDDPWHYTTLDYTRKTSFGPLTGRLIYSNRFKKEGLQGEIEAYPIISKKINAYVGFGYSNAAIFPKFRTGASLYYVFPKNFDAETGFRYLNFDSIQVTLAVIGLGKYVKNWHFNLQSYISVSAKVPANSVTLSARYYFSDRFNFAGVQIGTGISPDDRVRNINQALNYKSYKLGLSYARDIFTNTSLATNVLWYYEQFASNTWGNQIGINFTLNKRF, encoded by the coding sequence TTGAAAAACTACCTCAAAGCTAATCCGCAACAAGATTCCGTAAAAAACTATTACCGTCTTTTAAGAAAAGAATATACTACCAATATCGTCAGTTTAGGCTACGAATATGTTTATTTCGATAAGCGTTTTGATGACCCTTGGCATTACACCACCTTAGATTATACCAGAAAAACCAGTTTTGGACCTCTTACAGGGAGATTAATTTACAGCAATAGATTTAAAAAAGAGGGTTTACAGGGAGAAATTGAAGCCTACCCAATCATCTCAAAAAAAATAAATGCCTACGTGGGCTTCGGATATTCAAACGCTGCCATATTTCCGAAATTTAGAACAGGTGCATCTTTATATTATGTTTTTCCTAAAAATTTTGATGCAGAAACTGGCTTTAGATATTTGAACTTTGATTCGATACAGGTTACTTTGGCGGTAATAGGACTTGGCAAATATGTTAAAAATTGGCATTTTAACTTACAATCTTACATTTCGGTAAGCGCTAAGGTGCCGGCTAACTCGGTTACGTTAAGCGCTAGATACTATTTTTCCGATCGTTTTAATTTTGCCGGCGTTCAAATTGGAACTGGAATTTCTCCTGATGACCGCGTACGTAATATTAACCAAGCACTAAATTACAAATCTTACAAACTGGGTTTAAGTTACGCAAGAGATATTTTTACCAACACTTCTTTAGCTACAAATGTGCTTTGGTACTACGAACAATTTGCGTCGAATACTTGGGGCAACCAAATAGGTATAAACTTTACGCTAAACAAACGCTTTTAA
- a CDS encoding tetratricopeptide repeat protein codes for MIRLISFNFCLLLLFANYIFAQDKSNLTADELYNKARELPKDKSNYPKTIELLKLALEKDLNYADVRLLLGRVYTWNGNLDSARLQFNQVIAKGKQIEEAYSAIFDVEYWNQNFGRALDHAKQGLLYTPNSAELLVKKQKH; via the coding sequence ATGATTAGATTGATCTCATTCAATTTTTGTTTACTACTACTATTCGCCAACTATATTTTTGCACAAGATAAAAGCAATTTAACAGCCGATGAGCTTTATAATAAAGCTAGAGAACTACCTAAAGACAAAAGCAATTACCCTAAAACAATTGAACTATTAAAGCTAGCCTTAGAAAAAGACCTAAATTACGCAGATGTACGCCTATTATTAGGCAGAGTTTATACTTGGAACGGAAATTTAGATAGCGCTAGGTTGCAATTTAATCAAGTAATTGCCAAAGGCAAACAAATTGAAGAAGCGTATTCGGCCATTTTTGATGTAGAATATTGGAACCAAAACTTTGGTAGAGCTTTAGACCATGCCAAACAAGGCTTGCTTTATACGCCTAACTCCGCAGAGTTATTGGTAAAAAAACAAAAGCACTAA
- a CDS encoding response regulator transcription factor yields MMEFLANLKLEEKLKALSAYADDFPIPIIVHHVPDFSVVYMNKIGLDILGVNLAELQTIDPKEYVARYFNTEDDAETSPKIHDRVTDSASQPSSYFQQVKSKTGEWRLYASNTSVFLTDEDGNATHVITTASPLDPEHHITIKINRLMDDIRFLRNNAMVFAKLSVREIEILKLMALGLSSIEIAEQLFIALSTVDTHRRNIRQKLALKNNYDAVKFAQAFNLV; encoded by the coding sequence ATGATGGAGTTTTTAGCAAATTTAAAATTAGAAGAAAAGTTAAAAGCCCTTAGTGCTTATGCTGATGATTTTCCAATTCCAATTATTGTGCACCATGTGCCAGATTTTAGCGTGGTTTACATGAATAAAATTGGATTAGATATTTTAGGGGTAAACCTAGCCGAGTTGCAAACCATAGATCCGAAAGAATATGTGGCACGTTATTTTAATACGGAAGATGATGCTGAAACTTCCCCAAAAATTCATGATCGGGTAACTGACAGCGCTTCGCAACCGTCTTCTTATTTTCAGCAAGTAAAATCTAAAACTGGCGAATGGCGTTTGTACGCCAGCAATACTTCGGTTTTTTTAACGGACGAAGATGGAAATGCCACCCATGTGATTACTACCGCTAGTCCTTTAGATCCAGAACACCACATTACCATTAAAATAAATAGGTTAATGGACGATATACGGTTTTTACGTAATAATGCGATGGTGTTTGCTAAATTATCTGTCCGAGAAATAGAAATTTTAAAACTTATGGCTTTAGGTTTGAGTTCTATCGAAATTGCCGAGCAACTTTTTATTGCCCTATCAACAGTAGATACCCATAGGCGAAATATTAGGCAAAAACTAGCGCTTAAAAACAATTATGATGCGGTAAAATTTGCCCAGGCCTTTAATTTGGTTTAG